The following are from one region of the Nostoc cf. commune SO-36 genome:
- a CDS encoding helix-turn-helix domain-containing protein yields MPKSVFSEEYNRFRQLLIKARQAAKLTQAELSAKLELPQSYVSKYERGERRLDVIEFLQVAQILEIDPLAFIEELLKYQKETQ; encoded by the coding sequence GTGCCTAAATCAGTTTTCAGTGAAGAGTACAATCGGTTTCGCCAGCTACTTATCAAGGCTCGCCAAGCTGCCAAGCTGACTCAAGCAGAATTGTCGGCAAAGCTAGAGCTTCCGCAATCCTATGTATCAAAATATGAACGTGGAGAGCGTCGTCTTGATGTGATTGAATTTTTACAAGTTGCCCAAATCCTTGAAATAGATCCGCTTGCTTTTATCGAAGAACTGCTGAAATACCAAAAGGAGACACAATAA
- a CDS encoding DNA-methyltransferase, translated as MKTNRDNLPLDQILLEDSLQLLSNLPDECVDLVVSSPPYNLGKEYESRQALEIYLAEQTAVLLECSRILKNTGSLFWQVGAFSDRGMLIPLDIRFFPILESCRLIPRNRIIWARQHGLHAQKKFSCRHETILWFTKSDNYKFNLDSIRVPQKYQNKKHYRGNQKGELSCNPEGKNPGDIWLFRNVKHNHEEQTIHPCQFPEDLVARIILATTNKNDIVLDPFMGSGTTAVVARDHERHFIGSEIEPKYHQVALRRLSGNPDKNGCFPNLKTLRDYIETTGQSIDKFKFDLQVGNQASERSKAKIYPEEYHLQEMEDRLIYEESAFAANLRGEDIPLDPKLNGNGKKTSLQNKIVKKAEEIEQIELKLWS; from the coding sequence ATGAAGACTAATAGAGATAATCTACCCTTAGACCAGATTCTGTTAGAGGATAGCTTACAACTGCTAAGTAATTTACCAGATGAATGTGTTGACTTAGTTGTATCATCTCCACCCTATAATCTAGGTAAAGAATACGAATCAAGGCAAGCTCTTGAGATTTATTTGGCAGAACAAACAGCCGTGCTACTGGAATGTAGCCGGATTCTCAAAAATACAGGTTCGCTGTTTTGGCAAGTTGGTGCTTTTTCTGACCGAGGAATGTTGATTCCTTTAGATATTCGCTTTTTTCCGATTTTAGAGTCGTGCAGATTAATTCCTCGTAACCGAATTATATGGGCTAGGCAACATGGTCTTCATGCCCAAAAAAAGTTTTCTTGTAGACATGAAACTATTCTTTGGTTTACTAAATCAGATAACTATAAATTTAATTTAGATTCTATTAGAGTTCCCCAAAAGTATCAAAATAAAAAACATTATCGGGGAAACCAAAAAGGGGAACTATCATGCAATCCTGAAGGGAAAAATCCTGGTGATATTTGGCTATTTCGGAATGTTAAACATAATCATGAAGAACAAACTATACATCCCTGCCAATTTCCAGAAGACTTGGTAGCTAGAATTATATTAGCTACAACTAACAAAAATGATATTGTTTTAGATCCATTTATGGGATCTGGTACTACGGCAGTGGTTGCAAGAGATCATGAACGCCATTTTATCGGTTCAGAAATTGAACCAAAATATCATCAAGTTGCGTTGCGACGCCTCAGTGGCAATCCAGATAAAAATGGTTGTTTTCCAAATTTAAAAACATTGCGTGATTATATTGAAACGACTGGGCAATCTATTGATAAATTTAAGTTTGATTTGCAAGTAGGAAATCAAGCTTCAGAACGCAGCAAAGCAAAAATTTATCCAGAAGAGTATCACTTGCAAGAAATGGAAGATAGATTAATCTATGAAGAATCTGCTTTTGCAGCTAATCTAAGAGGTGAAGATATTCCATTAGATCCAAAGCTTAATGGTAACGGGAAAAAAACCTCTTTGCAAAATAAAATAGTAAAAAAAGCAGAAGAAATAGAACAAATTGAATTGAAATTATGGAGTTAA
- the folE gene encoding GTP cyclohydrolase I FolE, with protein MTLSIRPDLTSADQVLSSLATEQQQTVTEAEMMQAVRTLLIGLGEDPNREGLKDTPKRVMKALQFLTKGYHESLDELLNGAVFTEEANEMVLVRDIDIFSSCEHHILPIIGRAHVAYIPNGKVIGLSKIARVCEMYARRLQVQERLTVQIADALQGLLKPQGVAVVIEATHMCMVMRGVQKPGSWTVTSAMRGIFAKDVRTREEFMNLIQHNSNFH; from the coding sequence ATGACTCTATCGATTCGTCCCGATCTAACTTCTGCCGATCAGGTACTGTCATCTTTAGCGACTGAGCAACAGCAAACTGTAACAGAAGCTGAAATGATGCAAGCTGTGCGTACTTTACTGATTGGACTAGGAGAAGATCCAAACCGCGAAGGATTAAAAGATACTCCAAAAAGGGTGATGAAAGCTTTACAGTTTCTCACAAAAGGATATCATGAATCGTTGGATGAATTGCTAAACGGAGCAGTATTTACAGAAGAAGCCAATGAAATGGTTTTGGTTCGGGACATCGACATTTTCAGTTCCTGCGAACATCATATTTTACCAATTATTGGTCGCGCTCATGTTGCTTACATTCCCAATGGCAAAGTAATCGGATTATCTAAGATTGCCCGTGTTTGCGAAATGTATGCACGACGTTTGCAAGTTCAAGAACGTTTGACTGTGCAAATAGCTGACGCATTACAAGGATTACTCAAACCCCAAGGAGTTGCAGTGGTAATAGAAGCAACCCACATGTGTATGGTAATGCGCGGTGTGCAGAAACCCGGTTCTTGGACTGTTACCAGTGCAATGCGCGGTATTTTTGCAAAAGATGTGCGAACTCGTGAGGAATTTATGAATTTGATCCAACACAACTCTAATTTTCATTAA
- the cobJ gene encoding precorrin-3B C(17)-methyltransferase, translating to MIMNVAPAIIILGQNSVAVARKITSVLPGATLYGLEGRTSGVDISFTNFGETVRDLFAQGTPLIGICAAGILIRTLVPLLSDKRQEPPVLAVAEDGSAVVPLLGGLGGVNDLARRIAEALDVKPAITTTGDLRLGTTLLSPPPGYHLANPDDAKKFISDLLAGAQVKLEGIAPWLSDSKLPIDSKGDLTIQVTERLVTPRANCLVYHPATIAIAISGMIDDAVALIQQLLADTALEKASVAGIFAPITAATDPAIHTVASAFKVPTRFFTPNQLESLLSQGYSPAQAAAIAATGTSPLSSPSPNIAIAIAPQPIDPNTIGQPRGRLAVIGTGPGGSLWMSPEVKEILKSATDLVGYKTYLDLIGSLADGKQRHESDNREEEARAKMALDLAASGRYVAVVSSGDPGIYAMATAVFEVCDRYAKPEWESIDIHVAPGISAMQAAAAAIGAPLGHDFCAISLSDILKPWSAIAQRIAAAAEADFVIAFYNPVSKERTWQLAEAKNILLQHRIPDTPVVLARNLGRPGQTVKAIALDELSPASADMRTIILIGSTKTRTIKRSDGSIWVYTPRRYENP from the coding sequence ATGATAATGAACGTTGCACCCGCCATTATAATACTAGGTCAAAATAGCGTGGCAGTAGCACGCAAAATAACCAGCGTCCTACCAGGGGCGACCTTATACGGTTTAGAGGGTCGCACATCTGGGGTTGATATCAGCTTCACAAACTTTGGCGAGACGGTGCGCGATTTATTTGCTCAGGGAACGCCGTTAATTGGCATTTGTGCCGCCGGCATTTTAATTAGGACGCTAGTTCCCCTACTCTCGGATAAACGGCAGGAACCACCAGTGTTAGCTGTGGCTGAAGATGGTAGTGCTGTTGTCCCCCTTTTAGGCGGACTTGGTGGAGTAAACGATTTGGCACGCCGTATTGCTGAAGCGCTGGATGTCAAACCAGCAATTACCACTACAGGTGATTTACGTTTAGGGACAACGTTGTTGTCTCCTCCCCCTGGATACCATTTAGCGAATCCAGACGATGCTAAGAAATTTATCTCAGATTTGCTGGCTGGGGCGCAAGTCAAGCTGGAAGGAATAGCACCTTGGTTGAGCGATAGTAAACTGCCTATAGATTCAAAGGGAGATTTGACCATCCAAGTTACAGAACGTTTGGTGACTCCTAGAGCTAACTGTCTTGTCTACCACCCAGCAACGATCGCGATCGCAATTAGTGGCATGATTGATGACGCAGTAGCTTTAATTCAGCAGCTACTAGCTGATACTGCACTAGAAAAAGCATCAGTCGCCGGGATATTTGCCCCCATTACTGCCGCTACCGATCCAGCAATCCACACCGTAGCTAGCGCCTTTAAAGTACCTACCCGCTTTTTTACCCCAAATCAGCTAGAAAGTCTACTTTCACAAGGTTATAGCCCCGCCCAAGCCGCAGCGATCGCCGCCACAGGCACATCCCCCTTATCTTCTCCTTCGCCTAACATTGCGATCGCTATTGCCCCTCAACCAATTGACCCCAACACCATTGGTCAGCCACGCGGACGGTTAGCGGTTATTGGTACAGGCCCTGGTGGTTCGCTGTGGATGTCTCCCGAAGTGAAAGAGATTCTCAAGTCGGCAACTGACCTCGTGGGTTATAAAACTTATTTAGATTTAATCGGTTCTCTGGCTGATGGCAAGCAACGGCATGAATCCGACAACCGCGAAGAAGAAGCACGGGCAAAAATGGCCCTTGATTTGGCAGCATCTGGACGATATGTAGCTGTAGTTTCATCTGGCGACCCCGGTATCTATGCAATGGCAACAGCCGTTTTTGAGGTCTGCGATCGCTATGCTAAACCTGAATGGGAAAGTATCGACATTCATGTGGCCCCAGGCATTTCTGCTATGCAAGCAGCAGCAGCAGCTATTGGTGCGCCCCTTGGACATGACTTCTGTGCTATTTCCCTTTCTGACATTTTGAAGCCTTGGTCTGCGATCGCACAGCGAATTGCTGCTGCTGCTGAAGCTGATTTTGTAATTGCTTTCTACAATCCTGTTTCCAAAGAGCGTACTTGGCAACTGGCAGAAGCGAAAAATATTTTGTTGCAACATCGAATACCAGATACACCAGTAGTTTTGGCACGGAATCTCGGTAGACCAGGACAGACAGTCAAAGCGATCGCACTTGACGAGTTGTCACCAGCAAGCGCCGACATGCGGACGATTATTCTCATTGGTTCCACAAAAACCCGAACTATTAAACGCAGCGATGGTAGTATCTGGGTTTATACGCCGCGTCGTTATGAGAACCCTTAA
- a CDS encoding BglII/BstYI family type II restriction endonuclease: MPKGDTIIIIQYVDFNAADTIINTQYQDEWHEISTILTRMTLHIKASDQAGIQGNAIFDPVGTNEYIKAAFIHADWKSNIPIPAPYRFLGTEVDFAKAGIIIEIQFSNYPFLLNNTLRSELFFKAKTEFVGYPTSLVILVTKALMFPASNSTLYYEQAVNQLTALTKYQVFDVPIRLVGLFEQQNTIVPIIWTEYSSKRYSRIVNTRVSRQCQIIAGRSARSLCLLNLL, translated from the coding sequence ATACCAAAAGGAGACACAATAATCATTATCCAATATGTTGATTTTAACGCAGCAGATACAATTATTAATACCCAATACCAAGACGAATGGCATGAGATTAGTACTATTCTCACAAGAATGACTTTGCACATCAAAGCTTCAGATCAAGCTGGAATTCAGGGTAATGCAATATTCGATCCAGTAGGTACGAACGAATACATTAAAGCTGCCTTTATTCATGCTGATTGGAAATCAAATATACCTATTCCAGCACCTTACAGATTTTTGGGTACAGAGGTTGATTTTGCCAAAGCTGGCATTATTATTGAAATTCAGTTTTCTAATTATCCCTTCCTACTCAATAATACTTTGCGCTCAGAATTGTTCTTCAAAGCTAAAACTGAATTTGTTGGATACCCGACTAGTCTGGTAATTCTGGTGACAAAGGCTCTGATGTTTCCTGCTTCCAACAGCACTCTTTATTACGAGCAAGCTGTTAATCAGTTAACAGCTTTGACTAAATATCAAGTTTTTGATGTACCAATCAGGTTGGTTGGATTATTTGAACAACAAAACACAATAGTGCCTATCATCTGGACTGAGTATTCATCTAAAAGATATTCTAGAATTGTGAATACTAGAGTTAGTCGCCAATGCCAAATCATTGCTGGACGTTCAGCCCGTAGTCTTTGTCTACTTAACTTATTATAA